A stretch of Branchiostoma lanceolatum isolate klBraLanc5 chromosome 14, klBraLanc5.hap2, whole genome shotgun sequence DNA encodes these proteins:
- the LOC136448884 gene encoding SH2 domain-containing protein 4B-like isoform X2: MLQQILKTMYVDPEILSELSEEQKQLLFFKMREEQVRRYKEWEQKEDKKPKKPPKPGKRRIQFLKGADGEPWTWVMGEGRGDATIEEIMDREDQLRAQRLAEKEAEELKRRNEEVLRAKLQTEKEKLEREKRELAEAARRREEEAAYASRKEAKMAAERARKAWAEQERQAKELEKKKEAELKRKEQMERRRSFEEVHKKAEKRAKELYMSLKEARETAIKEAEQEQAHKDTEWRQQLQKQKEADKRRSMLARNAREEFRRSVHTAMADNKKQTVYDVATQLRKQSLGGAAPGSSSSKTSSPTQATLPARPSSRQEVIRWFQDFEQPRQAGMDARTHQVAAWFHGIISRQEAESLLEGRPIGSFLVRVSERVWGYTISYRADGRCKHFLIDTSDNTYQFFGTNQLSHTSLWDLVSFHMKEPISSTGGEVLKTPCGQSRQPPDYRDLLGESQNSSWL; the protein is encoded by the exons ATGCTGCAGCAGATCCTGAAGACGATGTACGTGGACCCTGAGATCCTGTCGGAGCTGTCAGAGGAGCAGAAGCAGCTGCTGTTCTTTAAGATGCGGGAGGAGCAGGTGCGCAGGTATAAGGAGTGGGAGCAGAAGGAGGACAAGAAGCCCAAGAAACCTCCCAAACCAG GGAAGAGAAGGATCCAGTTCCTGAAGGGCGCAGACGGCGAGCCGTGGACGTGGGTGATGGGCGAGGGCCGCGGGGATGCGACGATCGAAGAGATCATGGACCGGGAGGACCAGCTGAGAGCGCAGCGGCTGGCCGAGAAGGAGGCGGAGGAGCTGAA GAGGAGGAACGAGGAGGTGCTCCGAGCCAAGCTGCAGACAGAGAAGGAGAAGCTGGAGCGGGAGAAGCGGGAGCTGGCGGAGGCGGCGCGGCGGAGGGAGGAGGAGGCGGCATACGCCAGCCGGAAGGAGGCCAAGATGGCCGCCGAGCGGGCGCGCAAGGCGTGGGCCGAGCAGGAGAGACAAGCCAAGGAGCtcgagaagaagaaggaggcaGAACTCAAG AGAAAAGAGCAGATGGAGAGACGGCGGAGTTTTGAGGAGGTTCACAAGAAGGCGGAGAAACGTGCCAAGGAGCTGTACATGAGTCTTAAGGAGGCGCGAGAAACTGCCATCAAGGAGGCGGAGCAGGAGCAGGCACACAAGGACACCGAGTGGAGGCAGCAAT tACAAAAGCAGAAGGAGGCTGATAAGAGGAGAAGCATGCTGGCGAGAAATGCTCGTGAGGAGTTTCGTCGGTCGGTCCACACGGCGATGGCCGACAACAAGAAGCAGACGGTGTACGACGTGGCCACGCAGTTACGGAAACAGTCACTAGGGGGCGCCGCACCAGGATCAAGTAGTAGCAA GACGTCGTCGCCAACGCAAGCGACCCTCCCGGCGCGACCGAGCTCACGGCAGGAGGTCATCCGCTGGTTTCAGGACTTCGAGCAGCCGCGCCAGGCGGGCATGGACGCCCGGACGCACCAGGTCGCTGCCTGGTTCCACG GCATCATCTCGCGGCAGGAGGCGGAGTCCCTACTGGAAGGTCGGCCGATCGGCAGTTTCCTGGTGCGCGTGAGCGAGCGCGTCTGGGGCTACACGATATCCTACCGCGCAGATGGGCGCTGCAAGCACTTCCTCATCGACACCTCCGACAACACCTACCAGTTCTTCGGCACCAACCAGCTCTCGCACACCTCGCTATGGGACCTCGTCAGCTTCCACATG AAGGAGCCGATCTCGAGTACGGGCGGGGAGGTTCTGAAGACGCCGTGCGGGCAGAGCAGGCAGCCGCCGGACTACCGGGACCTCCTGGGGGAGTCTCAGAACTCCTCCTGGTTATAA
- the LOC136448884 gene encoding SH2 domain-containing protein 4B-like isoform X1: protein MLQQILKTMYVDPEILSELSEEQKQLLFFKMREEQVRRYKEWEQKEDKKPKKPPKPGKRRIQFLKGADGEPWTWVMGEGRGDATIEEIMDREDQLRAQRLAEKEAEELKRRNEEVLRAKLQTEKEKLEREKRELAEAARRREEEAAYASRKEAKMAAERARKAWAEQERQAKELEKKKEAELKCNNCQEPVSQRKEQMERRRSFEEVHKKAEKRAKELYMSLKEARETAIKEAEQEQAHKDTEWRQQLQKQKEADKRRSMLARNAREEFRRSVHTAMADNKKQTVYDVATQLRKQSLGGAAPGSSSSKTSSPTQATLPARPSSRQEVIRWFQDFEQPRQAGMDARTHQVAAWFHGIISRQEAESLLEGRPIGSFLVRVSERVWGYTISYRADGRCKHFLIDTSDNTYQFFGTNQLSHTSLWDLVSFHMKEPISSTGGEVLKTPCGQSRQPPDYRDLLGESQNSSWL from the exons ATGCTGCAGCAGATCCTGAAGACGATGTACGTGGACCCTGAGATCCTGTCGGAGCTGTCAGAGGAGCAGAAGCAGCTGCTGTTCTTTAAGATGCGGGAGGAGCAGGTGCGCAGGTATAAGGAGTGGGAGCAGAAGGAGGACAAGAAGCCCAAGAAACCTCCCAAACCAG GGAAGAGAAGGATCCAGTTCCTGAAGGGCGCAGACGGCGAGCCGTGGACGTGGGTGATGGGCGAGGGCCGCGGGGATGCGACGATCGAAGAGATCATGGACCGGGAGGACCAGCTGAGAGCGCAGCGGCTGGCCGAGAAGGAGGCGGAGGAGCTGAA GAGGAGGAACGAGGAGGTGCTCCGAGCCAAGCTGCAGACAGAGAAGGAGAAGCTGGAGCGGGAGAAGCGGGAGCTGGCGGAGGCGGCGCGGCGGAGGGAGGAGGAGGCGGCATACGCCAGCCGGAAGGAGGCCAAGATGGCCGCCGAGCGGGCGCGCAAGGCGTGGGCCGAGCAGGAGAGACAAGCCAAGGAGCtcgagaagaagaaggaggcaGAACTCAAG TGCAACAATTGTCAGGAGCCGGTATCACAG AGAAAAGAGCAGATGGAGAGACGGCGGAGTTTTGAGGAGGTTCACAAGAAGGCGGAGAAACGTGCCAAGGAGCTGTACATGAGTCTTAAGGAGGCGCGAGAAACTGCCATCAAGGAGGCGGAGCAGGAGCAGGCACACAAGGACACCGAGTGGAGGCAGCAAT tACAAAAGCAGAAGGAGGCTGATAAGAGGAGAAGCATGCTGGCGAGAAATGCTCGTGAGGAGTTTCGTCGGTCGGTCCACACGGCGATGGCCGACAACAAGAAGCAGACGGTGTACGACGTGGCCACGCAGTTACGGAAACAGTCACTAGGGGGCGCCGCACCAGGATCAAGTAGTAGCAA GACGTCGTCGCCAACGCAAGCGACCCTCCCGGCGCGACCGAGCTCACGGCAGGAGGTCATCCGCTGGTTTCAGGACTTCGAGCAGCCGCGCCAGGCGGGCATGGACGCCCGGACGCACCAGGTCGCTGCCTGGTTCCACG GCATCATCTCGCGGCAGGAGGCGGAGTCCCTACTGGAAGGTCGGCCGATCGGCAGTTTCCTGGTGCGCGTGAGCGAGCGCGTCTGGGGCTACACGATATCCTACCGCGCAGATGGGCGCTGCAAGCACTTCCTCATCGACACCTCCGACAACACCTACCAGTTCTTCGGCACCAACCAGCTCTCGCACACCTCGCTATGGGACCTCGTCAGCTTCCACATG AAGGAGCCGATCTCGAGTACGGGCGGGGAGGTTCTGAAGACGCCGTGCGGGCAGAGCAGGCAGCCGCCGGACTACCGGGACCTCCTGGGGGAGTCTCAGAACTCCTCCTGGTTATAA